agtCCGGAGTTTAAGGTCTGTTtgggctgtatagtgagacctgcttttaaagacaaatgggggctggagaggtggctcagaaagCTGGGTGCTTACAGCTCTTCCAGGAGTCCAGTTTGGTTCTCATCTGGCAGGTCACAACTGACTCTAGCTCCAGGTCCAGAAGATCGAACACTTTTTGACCacaggtacctgcacacacacatggcattcAAAGACATATGTCTTTtccaaataattaaacaaaaccacAGCTTGGAAAGACTGGCTGGCATCAAACTTCGGTCAGCGCAGCACATCTGCAAAAACTCCACGTCTACTTATggttcaattcttttttttttttttaaagatttatttacttattaattatatgtaagtacactgtagctgtcttcagatattccagaagagggcatcaaatctcattacagatggttgtgagccaccatgtggttgctgggatttgaactcaggaccttcagaagagcagtcggtgcttttaaccactgagccatctcgccagcccttatggttcaattctcagcatcatCTTTGCTATAATAACTGATGTTAACAACCTTTAAAATGGGTAttttatctcttaaaaaaaaaactatgttgaCTTTATGGGTGACCAGAGCTGGTGCTTAAAGTGAGAATTCAGGATTCCAGAGAAAATGACTTCATTGAAATTGAACTGCCCAGACAAGAGTTAAGTTACCAGAACCTACTCCAGGTGAGCTGCTCTCAACTGGGGATTCCCCCAGAACAAGTGGAGAAGATGAGGAAGCTGCCAAACACACTGCTCCGGAAGGTAGGTCACATGCCACCGCAGGCATCATTCTGGTGTGTGAAGTGACACAAAGCCAATCACTCAGTTTTTATGTTCCAAGTGAAGTTTAAGATGCTAGAACCTACAGGAGAGCCATGAAGTAACTGGGACACTTTCAACCAGCCATTTCTACTCATTTTACAAGCCTGCTTGAGCGGCAAGTGATCCTGCAACTTAAGACTTTTACTTTTAGCTGGGCCAATCTCTGGCTAATAAAGGCAATATTGTCCTCAGACTAGAACATGGTCTGCACTTACTGTCTAGCAATCCACAGAAATGTTTCTTTGAACTTTAtttaaagacttacttatttaatgtagtatatgagtacactattgttctcttcagacacaccagaagagggcattggattccattacagatggttgtgagccaccatgtgtttgctgggaattgaactcgggacctctggaaaagcagtgctcctaacagctgagccatctctctaacccttcTTTGAAATTTTCTCCCCAGGAAGAAAATGTAGATCTCAAATTATAATATCAGGTTTCATGCTTTAagatcccctcccccccaagctggccagtggtggcacacacctttaataatcccagcacttggaaggtgagaACATCTGTGGTCTTATAGCCTATGTTCCAGGACAAAACCCACCAAAAACCTTCCGAAACGCCCCTGGCCTTTTTATTGATGCCTCGGTCCTTGATGATAGAATCTTTGTAAATTATCATTAAGTCACAAGATAATCATACTTTCCAGATAGTGTTAATATCAAGCTCGGCATGGTGCTACACACCATgatgatcccagtacttgggagaagCAGAGGTAGACATCTTTGAATGCCAggcagagactgtctcaaaaaaataattcaaCTGCTAACAGTTCctatggagagagaaaagcaaatctGAAGTAGCTTTCAGTAATAGTTTGCCCTATTTCAGTGACTTACATAGTTTTCTTAAATCACTCAATCTTTCCCATCATGTAGGACAAAGACATTCAAAGACTCCAGGACTTTCAGGAGATAGAACTCCTCTTGGCGAAGAGTGGAAACCCTGACTGGACTCAGCACACAGCATTACCTCGGACAGAGACACCATGCTACAATAGTAATGCTGCCAAAATGACTTACTAGCTCCAGAAGTGTCTGCAATAATTTTGTCAATAATGAGGCTAGGCCCACGTGACAATCTGGCTAACCACAATGAACTTTGGAAAAAATGTCACCTGCAACTTCTTAGTAGGAACTGTTTCACAAGCTCATGCATGGCACCCATGGGGCCAAGTTTATTCTCAAGTGCTGAAGCCCAATACTGACACCTGACTGAGATACATGCACGAATGCACGCACGCTCAGCTTCATTTACCTATCCATTGGAATGACTTATCTGAGTAAATTAACTTCTCCAGCCTGAGACAATCTGTGACAACAGCTCCCATCACTGTAGTCGGTGGCAGCTTCCCTAGCTTCACTCGGAGGCTGGCAGTCATCATACCCCAAGCTGCTCTTCTCATGCCCACTTGTGGTGGCTATTAACTCACTTCATAAGCACTCAGCTGTAACCCGCCTACGTTTAGTCACCATTCCTCTTTGCACAGCCATTGCTCCTTGACTAGCGTCACCTCTGATCCTTATGAATTGAGTTTAGTTAAAACACCAGGGCTCCTCATAGACCATTTGCATTCCTAGCAGCTGAGACTAGAGGGAAGGTAAGGACACACAGTAGGCATTACCCATACCCAACAACTGTTAGAAGGGTATTTAAAACCATGCTGGCTAGCTTCAGTGGCTCAGCAACAGCTAACTGTGACTGGGCAGGATGGATCCTCAAGTGACAACTCCCTTGTGTTTCACTTTCAATAGGAAAATttaggcaggagctcaaggctgcTTAGGTTAATAAATGGCTAAAAATCATTATTTGTAAAATGTTGATTGTTTTCAATTAGtcaattttaattgaaaaacaacTTAGTCAGGAGGCAAATGTTATCCTCTATCCTAATGGCAGAACCTAGTAGGTGCCATCCAGTGCCTAGCTCCAGTGCAAACAGTAATCCTTTCATAAAGCTAAGGACCAAGTTCTTACCTGCTCTAATAATCATACTCCACGCAAAAacaggacagggacagggagggatTTATTAGCCCAAAGGGCTCAGACTTTCTGTGCAGTACAGGGAATGACCTCAAACCTCCCAcatgctggcattacagatgcaCAGACCCTTTTCTGTATGTCCTAAGATAAAAGCTGGGGGTTCTGGAGGATGCACAGTTAGGTTTACTTCATATCTTCATATCTTAAATGTATATACAGTCCCTGCACAGGGAACAAATCCATTAAATAATTCTTAGGTGGAATGAACCAGGCAGCAGAATGAATGTTAGACTAAGATGCCCAGAACCTCGCTGGGTTAGAAGAATGTCAGCATTCTCTACTCCTAACTCCTCACAACTTCCCTTGGTACTGCCAGCTACTGCCAGATGTCCTGGTCCAGTTCACGGCTGCAGTGCTGCACTGACAAGAAGGCAGCAGGCAATGGGGGAGGGAGTTGCACATTTTCTCTTTACTGACCAACCCCAGTATCAAGACCTGCGCCTACATGCACACTGAGCTCACAGCTCTGTCCCCAGCTCACCTTGAAGTGACAGAGCCTCActgagcagggtgtgggggaaaggACTATAGGAATGAATGCTTGCCCATGTGATCCCCACACATCTGCTGGTGCTTTTCAAGTCCTAATCATTTTTTCGTAAAGAGAAAATGTTCTTGTTAATCTTCCTTGGAAAGCTGCTTACGAGTACCCATTCCCTAGCTGCCATTTAACAAAAAAGATACCACATGTGTACGCCTTGTCTGTAGTGTTCAGGATTCTATATCTGGCCAAGTACGGCAGTGTACTCATAACCCAAGAATTGATGGAAAGATTCCCTAGGTCCAGAATAGGCTGGGCTATATACAGTGAGACCATcgagaataaaaggagaaagtgtatttttaaaacctGTATGTATTGAGGTTAGCTAGCATGTTTATCAGTCACTACCTACACCAAGTCCTTTTcccacttaaaaaaatttttttttattaagaaatagcatatacacaaaagcacacaaacatacagttcaaaaagaaagaagcccaTCGAGTTAGAGAAAGAGCGGTGGCCATTACTCTGAAACCCACTTTGCCCTCCAAGGTCATTCTCAAAGCAGCTGCTAAGCGTGATCTGTATGCCAACTGAGTTTCACTGTCATTTACCGTGTATTCTTAACAGCCTGTTTTGACCTTTACCAAAGTGAAGCATAATGGATGAATCCTTCTGTGGCTTGATTTCTGGGGACATTATTAAGTCGTGGTCATCGTGGAGCTGAAGTTCATCTTCACGCCTGTGGAATTCCATCGTGGGGATGGGTCATGCTAGTTATCCACACAAATGCTGATGGGATCCGCCCAGGGTTTTGCTGGTTTgggttttctcttcttcattacACAAGATGACATTAAGATATTTGTTCATCCTTCTCCTGGTAGCATGTAAGAGTTTTTCGAGTATGTACCTAGGGCTGACACTTAACTGTGCTGAACTGTTTCCAAAGTTGCCCCTAAACAAACCTGTTGACAGATAACTGATCTACTTGAGGGAAAGAAATAGATCAACTGTGAAACTCGGGGAAATGCATGTTAATAGAAAATCCATCATTCTGACACACGAAAATGCCATTTACCCTGTTTCAGCTTACTtgaaacacactttttaaaagcaacaCTTTCAACTTCAAAGCACTGTGTCCTCTATCTCAAGATAAATGTTTCCAAATATGGTAACTGAAAATGGCAAATTCAGGACATATATGATGGACACCATCATATATAAAGACATCTATATTCCCACCATATATAAAAAGACGTTTTATATTCCCACCTCCCACTGCCTGCCCACTTCCCTAGTACTTGGAAGAAAGAATAGGCAACATCAGGATCTCCAGCAAGGAGCAGACAATCAGGGGTAAGGGAAGACAGATACTGAATATTTCGCTGTTGCTTTTAAACCAAGAACAAGCATTACAATTGCAGTTATCAAACAAGTTAAAATGCACAGCCATCTAAGGAGGGTTCTTTAACAAGCAAATAGAAACCAATCAGAACGAAGCTTGCAGGCCAACCCTGAATGAAGTGTTACCTACCCCACAGGTTTCATGCATGTAGATGGAATCTACAGCATACCCAAACCACCCATCAACTGCATCTATCACCACCCAGAGAGTCAAACCTTCCGACTGTATAGCCCCAAAATCTTTAATTTGGTGGCTCAGCTCCAAGGGTATGTATGTAATCCTGCCTGCAATCAAGATGAGAACTGTTGTAGAAAAATTTACCTAAGCAGAATACCTCAAACAATTTAACAGCTCATGATTACAGAGGTACACAAGTGGTTTCAAATCCAACTGAAGTGTAGCTGGAGTCTACTGCAGAGGCTGTCTACACTCTACAGGAGAGGCCTGAGAGTAGGCTCCAGTTCTCCACTCTCAAGAGCTACAAAGTAAAGAGCTATCAGTCTGAGATCTACAGAGTAAAAGCTCACATTTTACAAAGGGAACCTCTTCTTTCAGAGACATAGGTTACATAGCTTAACTGAGACTTGCCTGGGAATACATTAAGAgtagacatgcatacacacaatacacacatatacacttgtgCAAGACCCCTCCCCATACACACTGAAAACATGCACACTCATGGAACTAGCTATAGCTATGAGTATTACTGGAGATAGGTTAACAGAGATTGATTATATTGTTATACTTCTCATGTGGTAAAAAGTTCcaaaaaggcatttttaaaaagatcaactAACTGCTTGCCCTGATTTCAAAATTAAGACTGGCTTTCCAAAAAGACGTGACACAgacaattctctctctccatttctccatctttccacctctctctctctctctctctctctcacacacacacacacacacacacacacacacacacaaacactatttGGTCTACAAAATAGAAATGCATTTCTTATAGTAAGTTTCCTAGCGTCTATACTGGACACCCTATAGGGAGCAAACTCTCTCAAATCCTTTATCTGCATCTAAGTGTCCAGAACATGCCTTTTCACAGGAGCCCAACTTGCTGTCCTTCATTTATATTCACTGTTGAGTTTAGATGAGGCAGAAGAAAGCAATCTGGCATTTTAGTACTTGAGCACATTTTTTACGTTTCGTTCTTAATACAACAATGTCACCAAGCAAGCACGCAAACAAGAGTTGGATAACCTGATGTGTGCCAGACTGCTGCTGACAATTAACTTCATCTTCACCCGCCTCATCTCTCACAAGGCAGAGACAGCCTTCCCACCTACTGCTGCATCTCTAGATAAGCCGGGGAAGCCAGAAGGGCTCTGTCCCGAGATTAACATGTTCTCATATAGTGTTTCTAAAAGTGATGGCTTCATGATTCGTCCTAGTTTAATAGAGAGTATTTTACTTAATAAACTCTGCGATGACCCCTAACACATACTAGAAGGAGCACAGCAGCACTACAGTtagaaaagacagagcagagacccaGTCTCTGTGCCCTAATATTGATCGACACGAGGCCATTTCCTAGATAAGCCACTCGTTCAGTGTCTTCACCTATAAACTGATGGCAGTATTGAAAACCTAAGTCACAGGAACTGCTATGATATGTAACCACCTGTGGTCCGGGTAGTACTTTATACAGTTGATGGGGCTGGATACAAACATGCTGCTACTTCCATGTGAAATACCTGCTTTATTACTTCTCAAATATCTTTGTTATATGTACTACACACgacatacacagaaatatatacatttataaccAAACAAGACTGGGTTAAAAGAAATTACTAGGATAGGatttaaaggaaaggaagaaagcagctgGAAGTTTCTGAATGTCTGCCTAAATCCTTTTCATAGGTTGCCAGAGGAAGACGCTGTGAGGTTATTTAGAACCTTTTACTACTAAAGAAACCTCATGGGTGTAAAAATATATTGCAGTTCACTGTACACCTTTGCTATTGAAAGCAAATCCAAATTTATTCATAACCAGCCAAGATTGAAGCACCATTAAAACATCAAACAGGAAATTGTATAAAAAAATTACCCTTCAACAGGACAGGTTAGGAAAAGTTCAGTGCACCTGCATTACCAGTGTGCCgcatatttaaaaacaagagaGTAGTGGAGCCGTCACTTTATTAGCAGAGAGCAGCACTAAGCCTTTCAATGACACAGACAATCAACTCTGCAACAGGAAGTCAGAGATGCTTTATTTTCACTTCTAAATCCAAAGGCTAAGGAGAGCACAAGTGTAAAATGGAGCCCCAGTCTGCTCCACATGAGCACTAACGTGGAATCCTGGCTTCAAAGTCCAAGACTGAAAACTTGCAAGTAAACACTGAGCAAGCCACATGTTTAGgtaatatttcttaaaaagtcttaaagaaaaaatatgatacAGGACCTAAGTTTTCAAAGTGGCATATGTGCTATTAACACATGTTCTGAAATCTGGTAGGTCACAACAGtcctgaattaatttttaataataataataaaaaaaccaaataactaaCTGAGCTTTATACTTTTTCTATGCCACTATAGCTTTCTTTCACCTCATTTTAATGTTGATCTTCACTTTATTCCGTTTTCAGTATTCTTCAAAAACTCTTCAACAGTAGTCCTACAATGCAAAATTTGGGGAAAATTGATAATTAGACAGCATATAAAAGGTAAACTTTTATGACTAAGTGTTGGCCCAGTCGCTAACTGCTAACCATGACACGTGTATATAAAATGTACTGTTTTTACATCAAGGCATCGATCAGTGTGGTGCTTAGagccatgtgcctgtgtgtgctgcctATGAGTGAATGGTTCACACAGACAGAACTACACTGCTTTTCTAAAACAGGAATGCCACCAATAAATCAACTAATTGGTACTTCCTTTCATTAGGAATATTTCATCCCACGCCACTAGCCCGAAGATTGAACAGTTAGAGGCTTTAAGAATATCTATAAAATCTAGCTTGAAACAGTTCTTTAAGAACCCAACCTCATCTGATAGTCAATCAATCAGTTCTTTGTGTCACTGATCCAAGTGTCTGTCCTCGCTAGATGCTGTTGCTTTCAATGTCTCAGCCAGTGATTATTCCTCTATGCTATGGCTGACTGCAAATTCTCCTACACAGTAGGAAACATTAAACACATACCTCTTAAAGACTTGAGAATTGCACTGAATGTAACAAGGCGGGTAATATGAAGtgtttattgtatttaaaattctttaaagataTCTAATTCTGGGCACCACTGCATCCCTACACAcagttgaaaaaaaattccattctGTTAACATAGGCTTTGTAAGATTTCACGCAATACACAAAAAAACCCCTCTGTGCTTCTTGTAAAGAACAAAAAGGATACACAACAGTTAAGCGTAAAGGTCACAGGCAATAGCATTCAAACACGGATGTGGGTAGAGAAAGGAGTACCTGGCATGAATACCTGCTTAGTTTGACTGAATCCTTGATTTCTAATTTGGCTTTTCATGGGCCGCTCACAACACCAACGCTGTGTGAGGTATGGTAGTCAGCTGCAATAATTCATAAACCCTACACTTCCATCAATCCAATGCTACTGGCTCTCGAGTTACAGAACAAACTGCATTAGAATGCAAGGCAATAAAGCAAAAAACTAGAAACATCCTGGACAAATAAATACTAGCagtttaattaaaacaaagtagTCCAACATGTGCCTCAGAAATAGTTAAGTTTTAAAGCATATGTTTCTGCCAATGTACCAACACAAGATGGACttaataccaaaaagaaaaaaaaaaaaacagttcaacctttttattaaaaaaaagaaaaaaaaagaaaaa
Above is a genomic segment from Mus caroli chromosome 11, CAROLI_EIJ_v1.1, whole genome shotgun sequence containing:
- the Ankrd40cl gene encoding putative ANKRD40 C-terminal-like protein, translating into MEEPEQGIRETMAGQSQHGMNPHLPTEPHNSRTDSTGLELVLKVRIQDSRENDFIEIELPRQELSYQNLLQVSCSQLGIPPEQVEKMRKLPNTLLRKDKDIQRLQDFQEIELLLAKSGNPDWTQHTALPRTETPCYNSNAAKMTY